The proteins below come from a single Euleptes europaea isolate rEulEur1 chromosome 5, rEulEur1.hap1, whole genome shotgun sequence genomic window:
- the SH3PXD2A gene encoding SH3 and PX domain-containing protein 2A isoform X8 has translation MILEQYVVVSNYEKQENSEISLQAGEVVDVIEKNESGWWFVSTSEEQGWVPATYLESQSGIRDDSEINMSKGGEVSKRRKAHLRRLDRRWTLGGMVNRQQSREEKYVTIQSYTSQGKDEIGFEKGVTVEVIQKNLEGWWYIRYLGKEGWAPASYLKKIKDDLSSRKKNLTGPVEIIGNIMEISNLLNKKSSSDKETQSEIETAESHISKKEISLPILCNDSNGNAMMAQDKQVSKLAQGSPAIARIAPQRAQISSPNLRTRPPPRRESSLGFQLPKPPEPPSVEVEYYTIAEFQSCISDGISFHGGQKAEVIDKNSGGWWYVQIGEKEGWAPASYIDKRKKPNLNRRTSTLTRPKVPPPAPPNKLKDSEEGTSAGTVSSGESQDSMNKQKYEEPEYDVPAFGVDSESELSQGEDGSLERGMHQLLKRSPVSSLQRVNSSVGESSEDVAHEEETIYENEGFRPYIEDALSSKESSGDSDSQRSSSVSLIQKNSQCSVSPKSSVLKPKNDKGIQPNLGKPNYSRNEETKPRSASDAGLSSVSKLGLKRDPGESVSSRAKPMVRPKPFLNKADSQSQERMDISTLRHQLRPTGQLRGGLKGSRSEESESPPHTAFGNPEESFRRSSADLITVPPHTIFCSSQSSKTEHENNSSKCLYITTESYQKVQDSEISFTAGIVVEVVDKQASGWWYLKYGDLEGWAPSHYLLPCDNQQKETTSNETNISLAKNRRNESKSNSLEKIEKKVQALNTINQNKRATPPIPNKPPGGFSKTSGPVKLRNGVRQLAVRPQSVFASPPPKDSNLSCSLRRNESLTATDHLRAVRRNSSFSTAQSQISDSKIKQADQLGSEASETTSYLPTERNGIPVSTVRPKPIEKSQFIHNNLKDIYISIADYEGDEETAGFQEGVCMEVLERNPNGWWYCQIMDGGKPFKGWVPSNYLEKKN, from the exons GTTGGTGGTTTGTAAGCACATCAGAAGAGCAAGGCTGGGTCCCTGCCACATACCTGGAATCCCAGAGTGGAATTAGAGATGATTCTGAAATTAACATGTccaagggaggggaag TTTCTAAGAGACGCAAGGCTCACCTGAGGCGGCTGGACCGGCGATGGACACTGGGAGGGATGGTCAACAGGCAGCAGAGTCGAG aagaaaaatatgtcaccatCCAGTCATATACCAGCCAAGGGAAAGATGAAATTGGGTTTGAAAAGGGAGTCACTGTGGAGGTCATTCAGAAGAACCTGGAAGGATGGTGGTACATAAG GTATTTAGGCAAGGAGGGCTGGGCCCCAGCATCATATCTGAAGAAAATAAAAGATGATCTTTCATCTAGAAAAAAGAACTTGACAGGACCAGTGGAAATTATAGGAAACATCATGGAAATCAGCAACCTGCTAAACAAGAAATCCTCAAGTGATAAGGAAACACAGTCAGAAATTGAAACTGCAGAATCCCACATTTCTAAGAAGGAAATAAGCTTGCCCATCTTATGCAATGATTCCAATGGCAATGCCATGATGGCTCAAGACAAGCAAGTCTCAAAATTGGCACAGGGATCTCCTGCCATAGCGCGGATCGCGCCTCAAAGAGCTCAAATAA gcTCTCCAAATCTAAGAACAAGGCCTCCCCCAAGAAGAGAATCTAGTTTG ggtttccagctacCTAAACCCCCTGAGCCACCATCAGTGGAAGTTGAATACTACACTATTGCAGAGTTCCAGTCTTGTATTTCTGATGGGATAAGCTTTCATGGAGGACAAAAGGCAGAG GTTATTGACAAGAACTCTGGTGGCTGGTGGTATGTGCAGATTGGGGAGAAAGAAGGCTGGGCTCCAGCATCATATATTGATAAAAGGAAGAAGCCGAATTTAAATAGGCGAACTAGTACTTTAACTCGACCCAAAGTCCCTCCTCCAGCACCTCCTAATAAGCTGAAGGACTCTGAAGAAGGAACATCTGCTGGAACTGTCTCTTCTGGAGAGAGCCAGGATTCCATGAACAAGCAAAAATATGAGGAACCAGAATATGACGTGCCTGCCTTTGGTGTTGACTCAGAATCTGAGCTGAGCCAGGGAGAAGATGGAAGCCTGGAGAGAGGCATGCACCAGCTACTTAAGCGTTCCCCTGTGTCATCTCTCCAAAGGGTGAACTCAAGTGTTGGAGAATCATCTGAGGATGTGGCTCATGAAGAAGAGACTATATATGAAAATGAAGGATTCAGACCATACATAGAAGATGCTCTGTCAAGCAAAGAGTCCAGTGGTGATTCTGATTCTCAAAGAAGTTCATCAGTATCTTTGATCCAAAAAAATTCACAATGTTCTGTTTCTCCCAAGTCCTCAGTTCTCAAGCCCAAAAATGACAAGGGCATTCAGCCAAACCTTGGGAAGCCTAACTACTccaggaatgaggaaacaaagcCAAGATCAGCCTCAGATGCAGGTTTAAGTAGTGTGTCTAAACTGGGTCTAAAGAGGGATCCTGGGGAGAGTGTATCTAGCAGAGCAAAGCCAATGGTGAGGCCTAAACCTTTCCTGAACAAAGCAGACTCTCAGAGTCAAGAAAGGATGGACATTAGCACTTTACGCCATCAGCTAAGGCCCACTGGACAGCTCAGAGGTGGACTTAAGGGTTCAAGAAGTGAGGAATCTGAAAGCCCACCACATACAGCTTTTGGAAATCCAGAAGAGTCCTTTAGAAGAAGCTCTGCAGATCTCATTACAGTTCCTCCCCATACCATATTCTGCTCAAGCCAGTCATCCAAAACAGAACATGAAAACAACTCCTCAAAATGTCTCTATATAACTACTGAGTCTTACCAGAAAGTTCAAGATTCTGAGATCAGCTTCACAGCAGGCATTGTGGTGGAAGTAGTGGACAAGCAAGCAAGTGGATGGTGGTACTTGAAGTATGGAGACCTAGAAGGATGGGCTCCTTCTCACTATTTGTTGCCCTGTGATAACCAGCAGAAAGAAACCACATCCAACGAGACCAACATTTCACTGGCCAAGAACAGAAGAAATGAAAGCAAGTCCAACAGCTTGGAGAAGATAGAGAAGAAGGTTCAGGCACTGAACACCATCAACCAGAACAAGAGAGCAACACCTCCTATTCCCAACAAACCTCCTGGTGGCTTCTCTAAAACATCTGGACCTGTCAAATTACGAAATGGAGTTAGACAGCTAGCAGTGAGGCCACAATCTGTATTTGCCTCGCCCCCACCCAAGGACAGCAACCTGTCTTGTTCCTTGCGTAGAAATGAATCTCTCACTGCCACGGACCACCTGAGGGCAGTACGCCGCAACTCCTCTTTCAGCACTGCCCAGTCACAGATTAGTGATTCTAAGATAAAACAAGCTGATCAATTGGGCTCAGAGGCATCTGAGACCACCTCATACCTACCTACTGAGCGAAATGGAATCCCAGTGTCCACAGTCAGGCCAAAACCCATTGAAAAATCCCAGTTCATTCACAATAATTTAAAGGATATCTACATCTCCATTGCAGATTATGAGGGTGATGAAGAAACTGCAGGATTTCAGGAAGGTGTCTGCATGGAGGTATTGGAAAGGAACCCAAATGGCTGGTGGTACTGTCAGATTATGGATGGCGGGAAACCTTTTAAAGGATGGGTGCCCTCAAATTATTTAGAGAAGAAGAATTAG
- the SH3PXD2A gene encoding SH3 and PX domain-containing protein 2A isoform X7 — translation MDYGSSKRKSGADASSEPMILEQYVVVSNYEKQENSEISLQAGEVVDVIEKNESGWWFVSTSEEQGWVPATYLESQSGIRDDSEINMSKGGEVSKRRKAHLRRLDRRWTLGGMVNRQQSREEKYVTIQSYTSQGKDEIGFEKGVTVEVIQKNLEGWWYIRYLGKEGWAPASYLKKIKDDLSSRKKNLTGPVEIIGNIMEISNLLNKKSSSDKETQSEIETAESHISKKEISLPILCNDSNGNAMMAQDKQVSKLAQGSPAIARIAPQRAQISSPNLRTRPPPRRESSLGFQLPKPPEPPSVEVEYYTIAEFQSCISDGISFHGGQKAEVIDKNSGGWWYVQIGEKEGWAPASYIDKRKKPNLNRRTSTLTRPKVPPPAPPNKLKDSEEGTSAGTVSSGESQDSMNKQKYEEPEYDVPAFGVDSESELSQGEDGSLERGMHQLLKRSPVSSLQRVNSSVGESSEDVAHEEETIYENEGFRPYIEDALSSKESSGDSDSQRSSSVSLIQKNSQCSVSPKSSVLKPKNDKGIQPNLGKPNYSRNEETKPRSASDAGLSSVSKLGLKRDPGESVSSRAKPMVRPKPFLNKADSQSQERMDISTLRHQLRPTGQLRGGLKGSRSEESESPPHTAFGNPEESFRRSSADLITVPPHTIFCSSQSSKTEHENNSSKCLYITTESYQKVQDSEISFTAGIVVEVVDKQASGWWYLKYGDLEGWAPSHYLLPCDNQQKETTSNETNISLAKNRRNESKSNSLEKIEKKVQALNTINQNKRATPPIPNKPPGGFSKTSGPVKLRNGVRQLAVRPQSVFASPPPKDSNLSCSLRRNESLTATDHLRAVRRNSSFSTAQSQISDSKIKQADQLGSEASETTSYLPTERNGIPVSTVRPKPIEKSQFIHNNLKDIYISIADYEGDEETAGFQEGVCMEVLERNPNGWWYCQIMDGGKPFKGWVPSNYLEKKN, via the exons GTTGGTGGTTTGTAAGCACATCAGAAGAGCAAGGCTGGGTCCCTGCCACATACCTGGAATCCCAGAGTGGAATTAGAGATGATTCTGAAATTAACATGTccaagggaggggaag TTTCTAAGAGACGCAAGGCTCACCTGAGGCGGCTGGACCGGCGATGGACACTGGGAGGGATGGTCAACAGGCAGCAGAGTCGAG aagaaaaatatgtcaccatCCAGTCATATACCAGCCAAGGGAAAGATGAAATTGGGTTTGAAAAGGGAGTCACTGTGGAGGTCATTCAGAAGAACCTGGAAGGATGGTGGTACATAAG GTATTTAGGCAAGGAGGGCTGGGCCCCAGCATCATATCTGAAGAAAATAAAAGATGATCTTTCATCTAGAAAAAAGAACTTGACAGGACCAGTGGAAATTATAGGAAACATCATGGAAATCAGCAACCTGCTAAACAAGAAATCCTCAAGTGATAAGGAAACACAGTCAGAAATTGAAACTGCAGAATCCCACATTTCTAAGAAGGAAATAAGCTTGCCCATCTTATGCAATGATTCCAATGGCAATGCCATGATGGCTCAAGACAAGCAAGTCTCAAAATTGGCACAGGGATCTCCTGCCATAGCGCGGATCGCGCCTCAAAGAGCTCAAATAA gcTCTCCAAATCTAAGAACAAGGCCTCCCCCAAGAAGAGAATCTAGTTTG ggtttccagctacCTAAACCCCCTGAGCCACCATCAGTGGAAGTTGAATACTACACTATTGCAGAGTTCCAGTCTTGTATTTCTGATGGGATAAGCTTTCATGGAGGACAAAAGGCAGAG GTTATTGACAAGAACTCTGGTGGCTGGTGGTATGTGCAGATTGGGGAGAAAGAAGGCTGGGCTCCAGCATCATATATTGATAAAAGGAAGAAGCCGAATTTAAATAGGCGAACTAGTACTTTAACTCGACCCAAAGTCCCTCCTCCAGCACCTCCTAATAAGCTGAAGGACTCTGAAGAAGGAACATCTGCTGGAACTGTCTCTTCTGGAGAGAGCCAGGATTCCATGAACAAGCAAAAATATGAGGAACCAGAATATGACGTGCCTGCCTTTGGTGTTGACTCAGAATCTGAGCTGAGCCAGGGAGAAGATGGAAGCCTGGAGAGAGGCATGCACCAGCTACTTAAGCGTTCCCCTGTGTCATCTCTCCAAAGGGTGAACTCAAGTGTTGGAGAATCATCTGAGGATGTGGCTCATGAAGAAGAGACTATATATGAAAATGAAGGATTCAGACCATACATAGAAGATGCTCTGTCAAGCAAAGAGTCCAGTGGTGATTCTGATTCTCAAAGAAGTTCATCAGTATCTTTGATCCAAAAAAATTCACAATGTTCTGTTTCTCCCAAGTCCTCAGTTCTCAAGCCCAAAAATGACAAGGGCATTCAGCCAAACCTTGGGAAGCCTAACTACTccaggaatgaggaaacaaagcCAAGATCAGCCTCAGATGCAGGTTTAAGTAGTGTGTCTAAACTGGGTCTAAAGAGGGATCCTGGGGAGAGTGTATCTAGCAGAGCAAAGCCAATGGTGAGGCCTAAACCTTTCCTGAACAAAGCAGACTCTCAGAGTCAAGAAAGGATGGACATTAGCACTTTACGCCATCAGCTAAGGCCCACTGGACAGCTCAGAGGTGGACTTAAGGGTTCAAGAAGTGAGGAATCTGAAAGCCCACCACATACAGCTTTTGGAAATCCAGAAGAGTCCTTTAGAAGAAGCTCTGCAGATCTCATTACAGTTCCTCCCCATACCATATTCTGCTCAAGCCAGTCATCCAAAACAGAACATGAAAACAACTCCTCAAAATGTCTCTATATAACTACTGAGTCTTACCAGAAAGTTCAAGATTCTGAGATCAGCTTCACAGCAGGCATTGTGGTGGAAGTAGTGGACAAGCAAGCAAGTGGATGGTGGTACTTGAAGTATGGAGACCTAGAAGGATGGGCTCCTTCTCACTATTTGTTGCCCTGTGATAACCAGCAGAAAGAAACCACATCCAACGAGACCAACATTTCACTGGCCAAGAACAGAAGAAATGAAAGCAAGTCCAACAGCTTGGAGAAGATAGAGAAGAAGGTTCAGGCACTGAACACCATCAACCAGAACAAGAGAGCAACACCTCCTATTCCCAACAAACCTCCTGGTGGCTTCTCTAAAACATCTGGACCTGTCAAATTACGAAATGGAGTTAGACAGCTAGCAGTGAGGCCACAATCTGTATTTGCCTCGCCCCCACCCAAGGACAGCAACCTGTCTTGTTCCTTGCGTAGAAATGAATCTCTCACTGCCACGGACCACCTGAGGGCAGTACGCCGCAACTCCTCTTTCAGCACTGCCCAGTCACAGATTAGTGATTCTAAGATAAAACAAGCTGATCAATTGGGCTCAGAGGCATCTGAGACCACCTCATACCTACCTACTGAGCGAAATGGAATCCCAGTGTCCACAGTCAGGCCAAAACCCATTGAAAAATCCCAGTTCATTCACAATAATTTAAAGGATATCTACATCTCCATTGCAGATTATGAGGGTGATGAAGAAACTGCAGGATTTCAGGAAGGTGTCTGCATGGAGGTATTGGAAAGGAACCCAAATGGCTGGTGGTACTGTCAGATTATGGATGGCGGGAAACCTTTTAAAGGATGGGTGCCCTCAAATTATTTAGAGAAGAAGAATTAG
- the SH3PXD2A gene encoding SH3 and PX domain-containing protein 2A isoform X6, which yields MDYGSSKRKSVWMSSLSDSPKKTIAGADASSEPMILEQYVVVSNYEKQENSEISLQAGEVVDVIEKNESGWWFVSTSEEQGWVPATYLESQSGIRDDSEINMSKGGEVSKRRKAHLRRLDRRWTLGGMVNRQQSREEKYVTIQSYTSQGKDEIGFEKGVTVEVIQKNLEGWWYIRYLGKEGWAPASYLKKIKDDLSSRKKNLTGPVEIIGNIMEISNLLNKKSSSDKETQSEIETAESHISKKEISLPILCNDSNGNAMMAQDKQVSKLAQGSPAIARIAPQRAQISSPNLRTRPPPRRESSLGFQLPKPPEPPSVEVEYYTIAEFQSCISDGISFHGGQKAEVIDKNSGGWWYVQIGEKEGWAPASYIDKRKKPNLNRRTSTLTRPKVPPPAPPNKLKDSEEGTSAGTVSSGESQDSMNKQKYEEPEYDVPAFGVDSESELSQGEDGSLERGMHQLLKRSPVSSLQRVNSSVGESSEDVAHEEETIYENEGFRPYIEDALSSKESSGDSDSQRSSSVSLIQKNSQCSVSPKSSVLKPKNDKGIQPNLGKPNYSRNEETKPRSASDAGLSSVSKLGLKRDPGESVSSRAKPMVRPKPFLNKADSQSQERMDISTLRHQLRPTGQLRGGLKGSRSEESESPPHTAFGNPEESFRRSSADLITVPPHTIFCSSQSSKTEHENNSSKCLYITTESYQKVQDSEISFTAGIVVEVVDKQASGWWYLKYGDLEGWAPSHYLLPCDNQQKETTSNETNISLAKNRRNESKSNSLEKIEKKVQALNTINQNKRATPPIPNKPPGGFSKTSGPVKLRNGVRQLAVRPQSVFASPPPKDSNLSCSLRRNESLTATDHLRAVRRNSSFSTAQSQISDSKIKQADQLGSEASETTSYLPTERNGIPVSTVRPKPIEKSQFIHNNLKDIYISIADYEGDEETAGFQEGVCMEVLERNPNGWWYCQIMDGGKPFKGWVPSNYLEKKN from the exons GTTGGTGGTTTGTAAGCACATCAGAAGAGCAAGGCTGGGTCCCTGCCACATACCTGGAATCCCAGAGTGGAATTAGAGATGATTCTGAAATTAACATGTccaagggaggggaag TTTCTAAGAGACGCAAGGCTCACCTGAGGCGGCTGGACCGGCGATGGACACTGGGAGGGATGGTCAACAGGCAGCAGAGTCGAG aagaaaaatatgtcaccatCCAGTCATATACCAGCCAAGGGAAAGATGAAATTGGGTTTGAAAAGGGAGTCACTGTGGAGGTCATTCAGAAGAACCTGGAAGGATGGTGGTACATAAG GTATTTAGGCAAGGAGGGCTGGGCCCCAGCATCATATCTGAAGAAAATAAAAGATGATCTTTCATCTAGAAAAAAGAACTTGACAGGACCAGTGGAAATTATAGGAAACATCATGGAAATCAGCAACCTGCTAAACAAGAAATCCTCAAGTGATAAGGAAACACAGTCAGAAATTGAAACTGCAGAATCCCACATTTCTAAGAAGGAAATAAGCTTGCCCATCTTATGCAATGATTCCAATGGCAATGCCATGATGGCTCAAGACAAGCAAGTCTCAAAATTGGCACAGGGATCTCCTGCCATAGCGCGGATCGCGCCTCAAAGAGCTCAAATAA gcTCTCCAAATCTAAGAACAAGGCCTCCCCCAAGAAGAGAATCTAGTTTG ggtttccagctacCTAAACCCCCTGAGCCACCATCAGTGGAAGTTGAATACTACACTATTGCAGAGTTCCAGTCTTGTATTTCTGATGGGATAAGCTTTCATGGAGGACAAAAGGCAGAG GTTATTGACAAGAACTCTGGTGGCTGGTGGTATGTGCAGATTGGGGAGAAAGAAGGCTGGGCTCCAGCATCATATATTGATAAAAGGAAGAAGCCGAATTTAAATAGGCGAACTAGTACTTTAACTCGACCCAAAGTCCCTCCTCCAGCACCTCCTAATAAGCTGAAGGACTCTGAAGAAGGAACATCTGCTGGAACTGTCTCTTCTGGAGAGAGCCAGGATTCCATGAACAAGCAAAAATATGAGGAACCAGAATATGACGTGCCTGCCTTTGGTGTTGACTCAGAATCTGAGCTGAGCCAGGGAGAAGATGGAAGCCTGGAGAGAGGCATGCACCAGCTACTTAAGCGTTCCCCTGTGTCATCTCTCCAAAGGGTGAACTCAAGTGTTGGAGAATCATCTGAGGATGTGGCTCATGAAGAAGAGACTATATATGAAAATGAAGGATTCAGACCATACATAGAAGATGCTCTGTCAAGCAAAGAGTCCAGTGGTGATTCTGATTCTCAAAGAAGTTCATCAGTATCTTTGATCCAAAAAAATTCACAATGTTCTGTTTCTCCCAAGTCCTCAGTTCTCAAGCCCAAAAATGACAAGGGCATTCAGCCAAACCTTGGGAAGCCTAACTACTccaggaatgaggaaacaaagcCAAGATCAGCCTCAGATGCAGGTTTAAGTAGTGTGTCTAAACTGGGTCTAAAGAGGGATCCTGGGGAGAGTGTATCTAGCAGAGCAAAGCCAATGGTGAGGCCTAAACCTTTCCTGAACAAAGCAGACTCTCAGAGTCAAGAAAGGATGGACATTAGCACTTTACGCCATCAGCTAAGGCCCACTGGACAGCTCAGAGGTGGACTTAAGGGTTCAAGAAGTGAGGAATCTGAAAGCCCACCACATACAGCTTTTGGAAATCCAGAAGAGTCCTTTAGAAGAAGCTCTGCAGATCTCATTACAGTTCCTCCCCATACCATATTCTGCTCAAGCCAGTCATCCAAAACAGAACATGAAAACAACTCCTCAAAATGTCTCTATATAACTACTGAGTCTTACCAGAAAGTTCAAGATTCTGAGATCAGCTTCACAGCAGGCATTGTGGTGGAAGTAGTGGACAAGCAAGCAAGTGGATGGTGGTACTTGAAGTATGGAGACCTAGAAGGATGGGCTCCTTCTCACTATTTGTTGCCCTGTGATAACCAGCAGAAAGAAACCACATCCAACGAGACCAACATTTCACTGGCCAAGAACAGAAGAAATGAAAGCAAGTCCAACAGCTTGGAGAAGATAGAGAAGAAGGTTCAGGCACTGAACACCATCAACCAGAACAAGAGAGCAACACCTCCTATTCCCAACAAACCTCCTGGTGGCTTCTCTAAAACATCTGGACCTGTCAAATTACGAAATGGAGTTAGACAGCTAGCAGTGAGGCCACAATCTGTATTTGCCTCGCCCCCACCCAAGGACAGCAACCTGTCTTGTTCCTTGCGTAGAAATGAATCTCTCACTGCCACGGACCACCTGAGGGCAGTACGCCGCAACTCCTCTTTCAGCACTGCCCAGTCACAGATTAGTGATTCTAAGATAAAACAAGCTGATCAATTGGGCTCAGAGGCATCTGAGACCACCTCATACCTACCTACTGAGCGAAATGGAATCCCAGTGTCCACAGTCAGGCCAAAACCCATTGAAAAATCCCAGTTCATTCACAATAATTTAAAGGATATCTACATCTCCATTGCAGATTATGAGGGTGATGAAGAAACTGCAGGATTTCAGGAAGGTGTCTGCATGGAGGTATTGGAAAGGAACCCAAATGGCTGGTGGTACTGTCAGATTATGGATGGCGGGAAACCTTTTAAAGGATGGGTGCCCTCAAATTATTTAGAGAAGAAGAATTAG
- the SH3PXD2A gene encoding SH3 and PX domain-containing protein 2A isoform X9: protein MGDVQGTPGCFRKWRRPFGWWFVSTSEEQGWVPATYLESQSGIRDDSEINMSKGGEVSKRRKAHLRRLDRRWTLGGMVNRQQSREEKYVTIQSYTSQGKDEIGFEKGVTVEVIQKNLEGWWYIRYLGKEGWAPASYLKKIKDDLSSRKKNLTGPVEIIGNIMEISNLLNKKSSSDKETQSEIETAESHISKKEISLPILCNDSNGNAMMAQDKQVSKLAQGSPAIARIAPQRAQISSPNLRTRPPPRRESSLGFQLPKPPEPPSVEVEYYTIAEFQSCISDGISFHGGQKAEVIDKNSGGWWYVQIGEKEGWAPASYIDKRKKPNLNRRTSTLTRPKVPPPAPPNKLKDSEEGTSAGTVSSGESQDSMNKQKYEEPEYDVPAFGVDSESELSQGEDGSLERGMHQLLKRSPVSSLQRVNSSVGESSEDVAHEEETIYENEGFRPYIEDALSSKESSGDSDSQRSSSVSLIQKNSQCSVSPKSSVLKPKNDKGIQPNLGKPNYSRNEETKPRSASDAGLSSVSKLGLKRDPGESVSSRAKPMVRPKPFLNKADSQSQERMDISTLRHQLRPTGQLRGGLKGSRSEESESPPHTAFGNPEESFRRSSADLITVPPHTIFCSSQSSKTEHENNSSKCLYITTESYQKVQDSEISFTAGIVVEVVDKQASGWWYLKYGDLEGWAPSHYLLPCDNQQKETTSNETNISLAKNRRNESKSNSLEKIEKKVQALNTINQNKRATPPIPNKPPGGFSKTSGPVKLRNGVRQLAVRPQSVFASPPPKDSNLSCSLRRNESLTATDHLRAVRRNSSFSTAQSQISDSKIKQADQLGSEASETTSYLPTERNGIPVSTVRPKPIEKSQFIHNNLKDIYISIADYEGDEETAGFQEGVCMEVLERNPNGWWYCQIMDGGKPFKGWVPSNYLEKKN, encoded by the exons GTTGGTGGTTTGTAAGCACATCAGAAGAGCAAGGCTGGGTCCCTGCCACATACCTGGAATCCCAGAGTGGAATTAGAGATGATTCTGAAATTAACATGTccaagggaggggaag TTTCTAAGAGACGCAAGGCTCACCTGAGGCGGCTGGACCGGCGATGGACACTGGGAGGGATGGTCAACAGGCAGCAGAGTCGAG aagaaaaatatgtcaccatCCAGTCATATACCAGCCAAGGGAAAGATGAAATTGGGTTTGAAAAGGGAGTCACTGTGGAGGTCATTCAGAAGAACCTGGAAGGATGGTGGTACATAAG GTATTTAGGCAAGGAGGGCTGGGCCCCAGCATCATATCTGAAGAAAATAAAAGATGATCTTTCATCTAGAAAAAAGAACTTGACAGGACCAGTGGAAATTATAGGAAACATCATGGAAATCAGCAACCTGCTAAACAAGAAATCCTCAAGTGATAAGGAAACACAGTCAGAAATTGAAACTGCAGAATCCCACATTTCTAAGAAGGAAATAAGCTTGCCCATCTTATGCAATGATTCCAATGGCAATGCCATGATGGCTCAAGACAAGCAAGTCTCAAAATTGGCACAGGGATCTCCTGCCATAGCGCGGATCGCGCCTCAAAGAGCTCAAATAA gcTCTCCAAATCTAAGAACAAGGCCTCCCCCAAGAAGAGAATCTAGTTTG ggtttccagctacCTAAACCCCCTGAGCCACCATCAGTGGAAGTTGAATACTACACTATTGCAGAGTTCCAGTCTTGTATTTCTGATGGGATAAGCTTTCATGGAGGACAAAAGGCAGAG GTTATTGACAAGAACTCTGGTGGCTGGTGGTATGTGCAGATTGGGGAGAAAGAAGGCTGGGCTCCAGCATCATATATTGATAAAAGGAAGAAGCCGAATTTAAATAGGCGAACTAGTACTTTAACTCGACCCAAAGTCCCTCCTCCAGCACCTCCTAATAAGCTGAAGGACTCTGAAGAAGGAACATCTGCTGGAACTGTCTCTTCTGGAGAGAGCCAGGATTCCATGAACAAGCAAAAATATGAGGAACCAGAATATGACGTGCCTGCCTTTGGTGTTGACTCAGAATCTGAGCTGAGCCAGGGAGAAGATGGAAGCCTGGAGAGAGGCATGCACCAGCTACTTAAGCGTTCCCCTGTGTCATCTCTCCAAAGGGTGAACTCAAGTGTTGGAGAATCATCTGAGGATGTGGCTCATGAAGAAGAGACTATATATGAAAATGAAGGATTCAGACCATACATAGAAGATGCTCTGTCAAGCAAAGAGTCCAGTGGTGATTCTGATTCTCAAAGAAGTTCATCAGTATCTTTGATCCAAAAAAATTCACAATGTTCTGTTTCTCCCAAGTCCTCAGTTCTCAAGCCCAAAAATGACAAGGGCATTCAGCCAAACCTTGGGAAGCCTAACTACTccaggaatgaggaaacaaagcCAAGATCAGCCTCAGATGCAGGTTTAAGTAGTGTGTCTAAACTGGGTCTAAAGAGGGATCCTGGGGAGAGTGTATCTAGCAGAGCAAAGCCAATGGTGAGGCCTAAACCTTTCCTGAACAAAGCAGACTCTCAGAGTCAAGAAAGGATGGACATTAGCACTTTACGCCATCAGCTAAGGCCCACTGGACAGCTCAGAGGTGGACTTAAGGGTTCAAGAAGTGAGGAATCTGAAAGCCCACCACATACAGCTTTTGGAAATCCAGAAGAGTCCTTTAGAAGAAGCTCTGCAGATCTCATTACAGTTCCTCCCCATACCATATTCTGCTCAAGCCAGTCATCCAAAACAGAACATGAAAACAACTCCTCAAAATGTCTCTATATAACTACTGAGTCTTACCAGAAAGTTCAAGATTCTGAGATCAGCTTCACAGCAGGCATTGTGGTGGAAGTAGTGGACAAGCAAGCAAGTGGATGGTGGTACTTGAAGTATGGAGACCTAGAAGGATGGGCTCCTTCTCACTATTTGTTGCCCTGTGATAACCAGCAGAAAGAAACCACATCCAACGAGACCAACATTTCACTGGCCAAGAACAGAAGAAATGAAAGCAAGTCCAACAGCTTGGAGAAGATAGAGAAGAAGGTTCAGGCACTGAACACCATCAACCAGAACAAGAGAGCAACACCTCCTATTCCCAACAAACCTCCTGGTGGCTTCTCTAAAACATCTGGACCTGTCAAATTACGAAATGGAGTTAGACAGCTAGCAGTGAGGCCACAATCTGTATTTGCCTCGCCCCCACCCAAGGACAGCAACCTGTCTTGTTCCTTGCGTAGAAATGAATCTCTCACTGCCACGGACCACCTGAGGGCAGTACGCCGCAACTCCTCTTTCAGCACTGCCCAGTCACAGATTAGTGATTCTAAGATAAAACAAGCTGATCAATTGGGCTCAGAGGCATCTGAGACCACCTCATACCTACCTACTGAGCGAAATGGAATCCCAGTGTCCACAGTCAGGCCAAAACCCATTGAAAAATCCCAGTTCATTCACAATAATTTAAAGGATATCTACATCTCCATTGCAGATTATGAGGGTGATGAAGAAACTGCAGGATTTCAGGAAGGTGTCTGCATGGAGGTATTGGAAAGGAACCCAAATGGCTGGTGGTACTGTCAGATTATGGATGGCGGGAAACCTTTTAAAGGATGGGTGCCCTCAAATTATTTAGAGAAGAAGAATTAG